The Megachile rotundata isolate GNS110a chromosome 4, iyMegRotu1, whole genome shotgun sequence region TGTTATACAGTTCCACTGAGTAACTTGAATATAACTTTCCCCAATTAATTCTACAATGAACACATGAACATTGCAAGATAACTCTATACAAATAAGTTAAAGATTtaggtaaataattttaaagatcTTTATTAAAATGTTGTTCAAGTTTAGTTTGATTCTATGAAATACATTTCTTTGTATGTCTTCTGCATGGTCTCTGGTTTTATATAGAATTCTTTATAGAAAGTCTACTCTATCAATTATTGAAATGTTTAATGTATATTACACCATCTAACATAACTTTAATGTAAATATGTTTTAGATAGAAAAAATGtacttttgtttaaataaagttttattttCCAACGTCTTgtgtatttaattattcaaatagtTAACTGCCCTACAGATTTTCTgtgatattttgttatataatttttaatccaTTTCACTTAGCATTCTGAATATAAAAAATCTTATAACTATATTGCACATGTAAAACAATATGCATGAATGTTAACTTTTTTGTTTTGTAAGTAATAttaaaactatattttatatgtaataatatttcacTGAATCCTTACTTCTTTAATACTTTGTTGGAAAAAGTATATTTACCTTGTTTCTCTTTCCCGTTACAGTTGAAACTGTTCCAGAACCATCTGTGAAAGATCTAATATTAGGTATGAAATTTAACATTACTTATGTTTAATAAAGTGTACCTACATAAACTTCTTGAAATACTAGTAATTactaaaaaaatacatattgaGTTAAAAATTACATTACTGTTTCTGAATGAGAGCTATGGTATAGTAATGTTAGGTAATATTGTTGCAGTTGCAATTGCAAATGCAATTCCATTCATCGGCTTTGGTTTTCTTGACAACTTCATCATGATTGTGGCTGTACGTATTCTAAGTGTATACAATGTATTTTCCAAATTGTAACATACTTATTTCAGGGAGATCAAATTGAAATAATGCTAAATAAAAGATTTCCAATATCAACTATAGCAGCTGCAGCATTAGGAAATACAATATCTGATATAATAGGAATTGGATCTGTACATTATGTAGAACGTTTAGCACAAAGAATTGGATTTGAAGCACCAAAACTTACTCCTGTACAGTTAAATCTCAAAAAAACAAAAGCAGCTGCAAATATGGTATGATATATATATTTGCTTCtatgttttatttaaatctacattaataactttaactaagaaaatataatttataataattcaggGACGAGTTGTTGGAGTTACAATTGGTTGTCTTATTGGAATGACACCCATTCCTATTTTTTCCTATTTTCATCACACTGgttgaaattgtaaatattaaataattaaatgattgtaatattgcaataGAGGTATGAATATCTTCCATTCACAGTATGTCAATGTGTAGTGATAGAACCAAGAAATATTCACTCACATTATTCAACtatttgcaatattaatttatgacaatcataaaactaTGTAACATAATTTAATCTCTATAATGAATgtatttaatgtaataatatgtataaattaacTGTACCATTGATATTAACAGTATTAGTAATAGATGTAtccgtctgttttaatattatcacaTTTCCCCGTGATTTAGATCTAAGGATGTTGAGGGTTTTAATAATTccagaaattaattttcgttccatgttttttattagaaaaattgttttgttaGTATAGTGGTTGTTTACGAATTTACAAGTtagtacaaaaaatatatatttttcttttctataaatCTGTCTAATAAAGACTTtatgttttgtaaaatttttcattttttcagtaTATAACTTTCAGTGTTGATGAtcaacatttatttttgtaacataGTTTGCATAGTATCTCCAATCGTGCAAAACAATCTTTAAATCTATACCCAGAATTTGTTTCcaatttatattcattaaaaattcgtCTGAATTTCGTATTAATGTAGCAATATCAAGTAAAAATTTAGTACTTGGCGTTAACGTTTTCGTTACgtttaattttactgtttgtttTGTACAATCATTTTTTTGGTTCCAATCTTGAATATTTTGTAACCAAATCATAGTTGGATTTAGCCACCATTTCCAATCTACATTTACAACTTCATTGGattcaatattttcacaattttgttGAGTTTGATTACAACTCAATGTATTAAACATTAAATCTGAAGTAAAAATATTCTCTGGTAAAGTTTCAACAGCTATTTCTGTTACATCAACAACTGGATTCAAATCTGTATTTATAATGTCCGTAGAATTTATTTGTTTTGGGCTAAGTATCGTTCCTGGAAAGTAACTTGCAACCAAAGCAGAGCCTAGAAGGGTGACTACTCCTGCAGTGTATGTTGCTAAACAAATAGATGATATATTTATCATAGCATGTGCTACTGTTATTAATTGCATTGAATTCATTAGACAGCTTAGTTCTGTATATGAAAACCATCCTCTCTTTTGTGCTTCTTTATAAGCTATATCTTTTTCTAATTTCTGCAATCTTTCCCAGAAGTCTTGATTATGAACAAAAACAGTCCAATCCTAAATAAAGTATATTATTAGTTCATTAAACAACCTTACATGTTAATGTATTTAGTTGACTTACAATAGCTTTAAGAAAATCCTTTTCTAATTGATTTATGTATGATATAGTTAAACCACCAGATTGTGCCCATTCCGTATTAAATACTTCATCGTCTTCTCCTTCATCATTCAAAAATTTACTAGCAACCATCTATAAAACAAAAAACATATCTTTTCGAgtaagaaaattttgtaaagtaatataattttatataataaacagtATAGATGCAGTACCAAAGAAACAAGGAAGAGATCAGATGGTGCTACCCTTTGAAGATATTCTGGATTACAGTCTTTTAGTCTTTCTAGGTATAGTAATGCCAAAACAAGTGAGCATGGTGAAACACATGCATTTCTGGAAATTTTACTTGCTTCTTCCACATCTAATCTTTCGAGCGTATGACCACTCTTTACTTCAGTAAAGAATTCTGCTGCCAATTCTAAGAATAAAGTTTTATTATATAGTTTCCAATGTTACAAAACAACTAATCAATTGtacattgctaattttttatccattttttctcaattgtttttaaaatgtataaatgcaaAATGTGACAAAAGTATACTCACCAGTAACAGGCAAACTGAGGCAATCAGTTCCTggtaattttgaataataaagtGATTTAGATATACGGTTTAAAAATTCGTCGTGATTACCCACACTCTGTAAACACATTAATAAGAACaagattttcttttgttttttaaaatatgtaattttttacCTTAAGTTTTGATggggtttttctttttttcgaaaTGTTCGTcatgttaaaatattaacaaaaataaacagATTCTGTTACGTAATATTATTACAGacgttgaaaaataaaaatgatggtCGATTTTCTCAATTTAAAATGATCAGATCTCAAAATAATGATATATAAGATCTAATTTTGAGAAAAATGTGATAATTTATATTCATCGCACATGATGAATAAGACTATTGATTCGATTATGGATATCGAAAGAACCGTAGTTCGTAGCGCATCTTGACTACCTTCAAAAGACTCTGTATCCCCAATGTGATGTCAATATATATGatgaacaaaaatatatgatGTAAATCAACGGTAGCCAAATTATGTGTTCATCAAAAACCTTCTAGAAGGAATAGATATTTTCGTTTATTTCTGATAACTGgctaaatacaaatttaataaacttataaattttcgaagtttcaaagttacaataattatttgaaacattaCAATGCCAGTCCTAAATAAAAGATCACCGTATAAATATGCTTGGCATCGCAACATCGCTAGAGCATGTGCGCATAACACACCAATCAAAGGAGATCTACGCGGCAAAAATGAAATCTTGTTGTTTGGCATGATGATTGAGagtttgtatatgtatatcacatATGCAGTAAATGCAGTAGGGCGTAAAGTAGTAGTTCACCGACAGTATAATTTAATTCTGTTTGA contains the following coding sequences:
- the LOC100875544 gene encoding protein CNPPD1, with protein sequence MTNISKKRKTPSKLKSVGNHDEFLNRISKSLYYSKLPGTDCLSLPVTELAAEFFTEVKSGHTLERLDVEEASKISRNACVSPCSLVLALLYLERLKDCNPEYLQRVAPSDLFLVSLMVASKFLNDEGEDDEVFNTEWAQSGGLTISYINQLEKDFLKAIDWTVFVHNQDFWERLQKLEKDIAYKEAQKRGWFSYTELSCLMNSMQLITVAHAMINISSICLATYTAGVVTLLGSALVASYFPGTILSPKQINSTDIINTDLNPVVDVTEIAVETLPENIFTSDLMFNTLSCNQTQQNCENIESNEVVNVDWKWWLNPTMIWLQNIQDWNQKNDCTKQTVKLNVTKTLTPSTKFLLDIATLIRNSDEFLMNINWKQILGIDLKIVLHDWRYYANYVTKINVDHQH